A window of Marinobacter sp. es.042 genomic DNA:
ATCTCGGAAAAACGGGCACGAAACTCGTCGACAAACGACTGCACCCGGTCAGCGGGGCAAAGGACGTAATCGGGCGCCACGCAGGTCTGGCCGGCATTGAAAGCCTTGCCAAAGGCGATTCTTTGGGCCGCGTCTTCCATGGGCACATCCGGAGAGACCACCGCCGGGGATTTGCCTCCCAGCTCCAGGGTGACCGGTGTCAGGTTTTCCGCTGCGGCCTTCATGACCAGCTTGCCCACCGACGTGGAGCCTGTGAACAGCAGATGATCAAACGGACGTGACGAGAAGTCCGCAGCTACGTCGGCCTCACCATTAATTACCGAGACCAGGTCCTCCGGGAAGCTGGCTTCGATCAGCTCCTTGAACAGGGCCGAGGTGTGTGGCGTGTACTCCGACATCTTGATCATGGTGCGGTTGCCCGCTGCCAGGGATGCGACCAGTGGGCCCACCGCCAGGTACAGAGGGTAGTTCCAGGGCACGATCACGCCAACCACACCCTTGGGCTGGAAGTGGACCTTGTTGCTGGCGGGCTGGAACAGCACGGAGACGTGGCGCCTGGACGGCTTCATCCAGCCGCTGAGGCTTTTCAGGGTGTAGTTGATGCCCTGGATTGACGGCATGACCTCGGCAATCAGGGATTCGTCCTTCGAGCGGCAGCTGAAATCCCGGTCGATGGCATCCAGAAGCCGGTCCTGGTTGTTGAGCAGAACCCGCTTGAGGCGTTTCAGGTTCTCCTGCCGCTCGGCCAGGGAGGGCATCGGATTGTTGCGGAACGCCTTTTTCTGATCCTCAAACACGCGGTGGGTGTGCTGGATCTGTTTCTTGCTCTCGGTGAGCTGGACGACAGTGGCTCCCATGATGCTTTCTCCTCATTGGTGCCGATCAGAGTCCGTCGGCGACCTGTTATTCCAGATATTGAAAGGCTGGCGAAAAAATACTCAATTTGCGTCTGGGGGTATTATTAGAGTATATACTCTAGTGAGTCAAGCGGAGGCGGGTGGCGAATCGGGCCATCTGTGAGCGACACAACAACAAACGCCGACGGGTCTATGAAGACAAGAGACAAAATTCTGCTCTCCAGCCTGGAGCTTTTCAACGAACGTGGCGAGCGCAACGTCACGACCAACCATATTGCGGCGCACCTGGCCATCTCGCCGGGCAACCTGTATTACCACTTCCGCAACAAGTCGGACATCATTTACGAGATCTTTCTGGAATACGAAAAACTGGTGGATTTCTACCTGGATATTCCGGAAGACCGGGCGATGACCCTGGACGACATGACCTTCTACCTGGAGTCGGTCTTCGACGGTCTCTGGAGTTATCGGTTCTTCCACCGGGATCTGGAATACCTTCTCGATAGTGATCAGAGGTTGCGCCAGGACTATCGGGATTTCACCAACCGCTGTCTGGCGTCCATCAGTCGTATCTTCGAGAAGCTGGCGGATGCGGGCATTATTGAACCCCAGGAAGAGGATCTCCGATCGGCCATGTCGCTGAACGTGTGGCTGGTGATAACCAACTGGATGGCTTTCCTGAAGACAGCACATGCGGCCGAGGCGTCCGCCTGCCTGACGCTCACGGAGCTGAAGCAGGGCATCTACCAGGTGCTCACCCTGGAAATTCCCTATCTCACCTCGGCGTATCGCGAGCGTGTTATGGCGCTGAGAGAAAAATACCGGCCGTCGCTTCATGAACTGGGCGACACCGGCACCGGGGTTTGTAAGTGAAACCCGAAAATGTGGTCAAAAAACGATCTATTCTGGAACTTTTGTCGAACACTACAGTCATATGGAGTGACGTCGGGAATTCGGACATTCCTTGCGTCTCCTGAGTGCGATCTCAGGTTTTAGCACGTCGCAAACCCTGACGTTTCACCGGTCTGCTTTCTGGCAGGCCGGTTTTTTTATGCCTTCAAGCCGTTGTCTCTGCTTCTCCAGCATCGCCCTCCAGCCACTCGATCAAGGCCTCTCGGCACTCGTCCACGCCCCGTTTTGATGTGGCAGAGAACATGATCAGATGTTCGACGCAGGAATACGATTTCAGGTTCTTGGCAATGCCCAGCATGGCGGTCTTGGCCTGGCCGTATTTCAATTTGTCTGCTTTGGTGGCCAGAATCATCAGCGGCAGGTTGTTATGTTCGCACCATTCCACCATCATTTGGTCGAAATCGGTCAGTGGGTGGCGAATGTCCATCACCAGAACCAGGCCGCGTAAACAGCGCCGGTCATTCAGGTAGTGGCCCAGGTGCTTTTGCCAATCGTCTTTCATGTCCCTGGATACTTTGGCATAGCCGTATCCGGGCAGGTCGACCATTCGGCAATTCTCGCGGTTCAGAGAGAAGAAGTTGATCAGTCGGGTGCGCCCCGGAGTTTTACTGGTTCGCGCCAGCTTGCCATTAGCGGTGATCGCGTTCAGTGCGCTGGACTTTCCGGCATTGGATCGGCCGGCGAAGGCAACCTCCGCTCCGAAATCGGGCGGGCACTCGTCCAGACGGGAAGCGCTGATGAGGAATCGGGCGCTGTTAAATGAGAGGCTTTTTTGAGTCAGATCAGGGTCCACAGCGGTTGGCTTTCCTTTGGATTTCAGTTATCAGGGATTAATGTATAATGCTACACCAATTCCGGGCGGCGCGCTGTGCGCGACCGCTGTCAGCCCCGGTTTTGAGCCTGACTGGTCAGTGCCTGCCGGCTGCGTAGCGAAGAATACCTTTAAAAGATGAGAGAAGCGGAGCGAGCATGAAAAAACTGATCGCAGGAGTAGTTCTCGGTGTTGGCCTCACAGCGATGGCGCACGGGGCTGGAGATCCTCAAGCAGGCGAACAGAACGCAGCGGTATGTGCCGGTTGTCACGGCCAGAATGGTGCGAAGCCCATTATGGGTTCTTATCCCAAGCTGTCCGGTCTTGGTGAAAAATATCTGTATCGCCAGCTGGTGTTGATCAAGGACAAAGAGCGGAATATCGCGGAAATGACCGGCATTCTGGATAACATGGATGATCAGGATCTGCAGGATCTGGCGGCGTATTTCAACAGTAAGGAAATGGTCGTTGGCCAGGCTGACCCGGATCTGGTGGATCAGGGTGCTGCTCTGTACCGCGGCGGTAACATGGCAACCGGCGTCCCCTCCTGTGCCGGCTGTCATAACCCACAAGGTGTTGGCAACGAGCCGGCCGGCTACCCGGCTCTCGGCGGCCAGAACGCGGAGTACCTGATCAAGCAGTTGAAAGCCTATCGCGATGGTGAGCGTCAGAGCGGTGTGAACGCATCGATCATGATGGACGTGGCTTCGAAGCTGACCGACGCCGAAATCGAAGCGGTCTCCAGCTACATTTCCGGCCTGAACTGAAGCTGCCGGACTGTGTCGAAAACCCCGCCCTGTGCGGGGTTTTTTTGTTGCCTTTCGTTTCTGTAACTGCCGACCGGTGGAACTTTTCGGGTACGCTGGGTCATAATCCTCCCAAAACGACTTAGAGATAATCGGAGATTTTTCATGTTTCGATCCTTCAGAACGGCCTTCCTGCTTATTTTGGCGCTGTCTTTTACCGGCCTGGCCAACGCCGCAGATTGGAAAGAAGGGGTCCATTACAACCGGTTGGAAAACCCGGTAAGAACCGACAGCGATTCCGGTATCGAGGTAGCGGAAGTCTTTTGGTATGGCTGCCCCCACTGTTACAACTTCAAACCCCTTGTTGAGGCGTGGGCGGCAAGCGCTCCTGATTACGTCAATTACGTAAAAATTCCTGCGGCACTGGGAAGGAATTGGGAGCCGCACGCCTACGCCTTTTATGCGCTTGAGTCCATGGGGGATCTGGACAAGGTGCACGATGCCCTGTTTGATGCGCTTGCCGGCGAGCGTCGTCCGCTGAATACACCGGAAGCGCTTGCCGATTTCGTCGCGGAATATGGAGTTGATCCGGATGAGTTTGTGAGCACCTATAAAAGCTTTGGTGTGAACGCCCGCATGCAAAAGGCCCAGTCGAAAATCCGCGGTGCGCGGATTACCGGTACGCCGACTATGCTGGTGAATGGCAAGTACACTATCAGTGCATCCATGGCCGGTAGCCATGAGGCTGTTCTGGAGGTTGTGGACTACCTTGTCGCCAAGGAGCGCGGCGAGGTGGAGTAAAGCGCTCCAGGAAGCCTGAAGCAGGTACAAAAAGCAGCCGGCTGGTTGAGACCGCCACTATGTACAAGCATATAAGAAAGCAGTTGAATGGCATCCTGAAGCCGGCCGGCGGGCCGAGGGGTGCCTGCTCCGGGACCGAGCATGTTCCCGAGTTCGAGCCGCAACGACATATTCGTCTGCTCACCTTTAACATCCAGGTGGGAATCAACACCTCGTCCTATCGTCATTACCTCACGCGAAGCTGGCAGCACATACTGCCTCACCGTAACCGTATCGAAAATCTGGACCGGATTGCTTCCCTGCTGCGCGGGTACGACGTGGTGGCTCTTCAGGAGTGTGATGGGGGCAGTCTGCGCAGCGGCTATATCAACCAGGTGCAATATCTTGCCGAAGCGGCCGGCATTCCCTACTGGTACCAGCAACTGAACCGGAATCTCGGTCAGATCGCCCAGCACAGCAATGGCCTGCTGAGCCGGTACCGGCCTCTGGACGTTACCGAACACAAGTTGCCAGGCCTGATTCCGGGCCGGGGCGCTATCATCGCCCGGTACGGAACCGAACATGATCCACTGGTGCTGGTGCTGATGCATCTTTCCCTTAGCAAGACGGCTCAGCAACGCCAGCTGGGCTACATCCGGGAACTGATTGCCGACTACCGGCATGTGGTTCTGATGGGGGACATGAACGCCCATGCCGAACAGCTGCTTACCCAGACGCCCCTCAGGGAAACCGATCTGGTGCCATTGCCAGACACTGCCCACAGTTTTCCGAGCTGGCGGCCAGAGAAAGCCCTGGATCATATTCTCGTGAGCCCTTCACTGCAGATCCGGCGTTCGGAAGTGGTGAGCTACCCGATGTCGGATCACCTGCCTATTGCCATGGATGTTGCGTTACCTGAGGGCTATCTGGAGAAGTTTTGAGAGGCATAGACCCACAAAAAAGCCCGGCGCATTGGCCGGGCTTTTTTGTAAACGCCGGATCAGGAATTACTTGATCTTGGCTTCCTTGTACGCAACGTGCTTGCGGACAACCGGATCGTACTTTTTGATCTCGATTTTTTCCGGAGTGTTACGCTTGTTCTTCTTGGTCGTGTAGAAGTGACCGGTACCTGCTGATGAAACCAGCTTGATTTTCTCGCGCATGATGCGGCTCCTTAAAATTTCTCGCCGCGGGCACGAAGATCGGCCAGCACAGCGTCAATGCCTTTTTTGTCGATGATGCGCATGCCCTTGGTGGATACGCGCAGCTTCACGAAACGCTTCTCGGACTCAACCCAGAAACGATGGTTCTGCAGATTCGGCAGAAAACGACGACGAGTGTGGTTCATCGCGTGGGATACGTTGTTACCGGATACCGGACGCTTACCGGTAACCTGACAAACTCTGGACATACTTGCCTCCGACCTGAGCAATGGTCTCAATAATACGAATTCGTTTTTAATGCGTCTCTGGTTGCTAAGGAGCCATTACGCCCCCATTCGCGCCTCTAAACTGAACGCTGCTCGCCAGACGCCGCCAGAAAGGGACGCTTTTATACCAGAACTCGCCCCCCAACGCAAAAAATTGTTGGGAATTTGGCCAGTTTTCCGGCATCGACGTGCACGGTTAACCATCGGGCTTCACAGCAGACCCCGTTCAGCGAGAGATACTACCTCACCATGGCCAACAACCATATGGTCAAGAACCCTGATATCCACCAGTCCGAGGGCCTCTTTCAAACGGCGGGTCAGGGAAATGTCGGCCTGGCTCGGTTCAGCGACGCCCGACGGGTGGTTGTGAGCGAAAATCACCGCTGCTGCATTGTCCTCCAGAGCCTGTCGCACCACTTCCCGCGGATAGACGGCCGCGCCATCGATGGTGCCCCGGAACAACTCACGGTATTGGATGACGCGATGGCGATTGTCCAGAAACAGGCCTGCGAAAACCTCGTGCGGGTACGTGCCGAGTCGACTGGTGAGGAACCGGCGGGTATCTTCGGGCGACCGCAGGGGGTCCCCCTGACGCAATGGTTCGTCCATGACCCGCCGGGCCATTTCCATGGCTGCCTGCACCTGGGCATATTTTGCTGTTCCCAGGCCTTTGACATTACAGAACTGACGTTGGGAGGCGGTCAGCAGCCCCCGCAGCCCGGAAAATTCCTCAATCAGGTAGCGTGCCAGTGCCATGACCGGCATGCCGGTGGTGCCGGTGCGTAGAAAAATCGCGAGCAGTTCGGCGTCGGAGAGGGTTTGCGCGCCGTGGGCGAGCAGGCGTTCCCTTGGACGTTCGTCCGTGGGCCAGGCGGGGTCTGACATCGTGGCTTCCTTGCATTGGTTGTCTCCTGCCCTCGTGCTTCCTGCACCGCGACGGGCATCTCAGGGTTACAAAGGTTACTTTAAAAACTAACAATCGGTAAACGTATGCCGGCTCTGGCAGGCTGTCGCTGCGGCCTGAGCATGCTATCTTATAAGCCTTTCATTTTATGCGGAAACGGAGCCCTTATGGCCGCCAGACGAATCCTCCTGGGAGTAACCGGTGGTATCGCTGCCTATAAAAGCGCCGAACTGGTTCGCCAGCTCAAGAAAGCGGGCCATGAGGTGCGGGTGGTCATGACCCGCGGGGCGGAAGCGTTCGTG
This region includes:
- the radC gene encoding RadC family protein translates to MSDPAWPTDERPRERLLAHGAQTLSDAELLAIFLRTGTTGMPVMALARYLIEEFSGLRGLLTASQRQFCNVKGLGTAKYAQVQAAMEMARRVMDEPLRQGDPLRSPEDTRRFLTSRLGTYPHEVFAGLFLDNRHRVIQYRELFRGTIDGAAVYPREVVRQALEDNAAAVIFAHNHPSGVAEPSQADISLTRRLKEALGLVDIRVLDHMVVGHGEVVSLAERGLL
- a CDS encoding coniferyl aldehyde dehydrogenase, whose amino-acid sequence is MGATVVQLTESKKQIQHTHRVFEDQKKAFRNNPMPSLAERQENLKRLKRVLLNNQDRLLDAIDRDFSCRSKDESLIAEVMPSIQGINYTLKSLSGWMKPSRRHVSVLFQPASNKVHFQPKGVVGVIVPWNYPLYLAVGPLVASLAAGNRTMIKMSEYTPHTSALFKELIEASFPEDLVSVINGEADVAADFSSRPFDHLLFTGSTSVGKLVMKAAAENLTPVTLELGGKSPAVVSPDVPMEDAAQRIAFGKAFNAGQTCVAPDYVLCPADRVQSFVDEFRARFSEMYPSLRDNDDFTAIINERQYDRLQGYLEDAREKGAELVEINPARENLKDGTRKLPLTLVLNTTPDMKVMQDEIFGPILPIVSYGSLDEAIHYINDRPRPLALYFFGYDKTQQQHVVDNTHSGGMCINDSLMHVAQDDLPFGGIGDSGMGHYHGREGFLTFSHHRAIFTKQKFNSGKFVYAPHGTTAHKLVYKFFIR
- the rpmG gene encoding 50S ribosomal protein L33, whose amino-acid sequence is MREKIKLVSSAGTGHFYTTKKNKRNTPEKIEIKKYDPVVRKHVAYKEAKIK
- a CDS encoding c-type cytochrome, translated to MKKLIAGVVLGVGLTAMAHGAGDPQAGEQNAAVCAGCHGQNGAKPIMGSYPKLSGLGEKYLYRQLVLIKDKERNIAEMTGILDNMDDQDLQDLAAYFNSKEMVVGQADPDLVDQGAALYRGGNMATGVPSCAGCHNPQGVGNEPAGYPALGGQNAEYLIKQLKAYRDGERQSGVNASIMMDVASKLTDAEIEAVSSYISGLN
- the yihA gene encoding ribosome biogenesis GTP-binding protein YihA/YsxC, with the translated sequence MDPDLTQKSLSFNSARFLISASRLDECPPDFGAEVAFAGRSNAGKSSALNAITANGKLARTSKTPGRTRLINFFSLNRENCRMVDLPGYGYAKVSRDMKDDWQKHLGHYLNDRRCLRGLVLVMDIRHPLTDFDQMMVEWCEHNNLPLMILATKADKLKYGQAKTAMLGIAKNLKSYSCVEHLIMFSATSKRGVDECREALIEWLEGDAGEAETTA
- the rpmB gene encoding 50S ribosomal protein L28 translates to MSRVCQVTGKRPVSGNNVSHAMNHTRRRFLPNLQNHRFWVESEKRFVKLRVSTKGMRIIDKKGIDAVLADLRARGEKF
- a CDS encoding thiol:disulfide interchange protein DsbA/DsbL; this translates as MFRSFRTAFLLILALSFTGLANAADWKEGVHYNRLENPVRTDSDSGIEVAEVFWYGCPHCYNFKPLVEAWAASAPDYVNYVKIPAALGRNWEPHAYAFYALESMGDLDKVHDALFDALAGERRPLNTPEALADFVAEYGVDPDEFVSTYKSFGVNARMQKAQSKIRGARITGTPTMLVNGKYTISASMAGSHEAVLEVVDYLVAKERGEVE
- a CDS encoding endonuclease/exonuclease/phosphatase family protein, coding for MYKHIRKQLNGILKPAGGPRGACSGTEHVPEFEPQRHIRLLTFNIQVGINTSSYRHYLTRSWQHILPHRNRIENLDRIASLLRGYDVVALQECDGGSLRSGYINQVQYLAEAAGIPYWYQQLNRNLGQIAQHSNGLLSRYRPLDVTEHKLPGLIPGRGAIIARYGTEHDPLVLVLMHLSLSKTAQQRQLGYIRELIADYRHVVLMGDMNAHAEQLLTQTPLRETDLVPLPDTAHSFPSWRPEKALDHILVSPSLQIRRSEVVSYPMSDHLPIAMDVALPEGYLEKF
- a CDS encoding TetR/AcrR family transcriptional regulator; translation: MKTRDKILLSSLELFNERGERNVTTNHIAAHLAISPGNLYYHFRNKSDIIYEIFLEYEKLVDFYLDIPEDRAMTLDDMTFYLESVFDGLWSYRFFHRDLEYLLDSDQRLRQDYRDFTNRCLASISRIFEKLADAGIIEPQEEDLRSAMSLNVWLVITNWMAFLKTAHAAEASACLTLTELKQGIYQVLTLEIPYLTSAYRERVMALREKYRPSLHELGDTGTGVCK